The following coding sequences are from one Pararge aegeria chromosome 13, ilParAegt1.1, whole genome shotgun sequence window:
- the LOC120629022 gene encoding uncharacterized protein LOC120629022 codes for MESRSAPPSPDESGEAVFDSRCGRYPHQPSLQRAFASCRETGRPRPHHRHATSEPARPDDRVLTTAEVHDYPSSESGIAADCPHAHSSNADDSPCYDRSDYEGNSSYSLRHNFLHTIDCNKHRSDFNRSHTPEYNHDHDSDCERGHPRSQTTRRPHRKHRREDVDGAQSLDERCARDLDEILPARLAAVNLSRDLPPQSWNRSNIAATMERFEPVDYSYAYYDHHLSMPSSSRKANRQRGRGGITRDRTNRHNFVTRYGTEENIYEEITDGSRTCPKHRFVPRQSLVSLDRSVVEEEVRRVESRHKRILGELNLSVEAMLMPECESPDSERAEDRDNIEELLRVGPTDELLSPASCNPPDLDSGFSGSSSGASYVGSLRRKPTGSVPHLPAVAYGTRGAGVRILGAEECNLRCPKDGQSPRSSSCGDAKTSGFWNKRAWKKISGFSSSNSINKAGLTDEACRPSRAKSRTATIPYSYSNGKLVVPLDSLAQS; via the exons ATGGAATCACGCAGCGCGCCGCCGAGCCCCGACGAGTCTGGGGAGGCGGTGTTCGATTCCCGCTGTGGACGATACCCGCACCAACCTTCGCTCCAGAGGGCTTTTGCAAGCTGCCGAGAAACCGGTCGACCTCGTCCCCATCATCGTCATGCAACTTCAGAGCCTGCTCGACCAGACGATCGAGTACTTACCACAGCCGAGGTTCACGATTACCCTTCATCGGAATCCGGCATCGCTGCCGACTGTCCACATGCCCATTCAAGCAACGCAGACGATAGTCCGTGTTATGATCGATCAGACTATGAGGGAAATTCCAGCTATAGTTTAAGACATAATTTTCTTCACACAATTGATTGTAATAAGCATAGATCGGATTTCAATCGTAGTCACACACCAGAATACAACCATGACCATGATTCTGACTGTGAAAGAGGACATCCACGGTCACAAACAACTCGTCGACCACATCGAAAACATCGGCGAGAAGATGTTGACGGAGCTCAATCACTAGATGAACGATGCGCTCGCGACCTTGATGAAATATTGCCTGCGAGACTTGCGGCTGTAAATCTTTCAAGGGACCTCCCGCCACAATCGTGGAACCGTAGTAATATAGCAGCTACTATGGAACGATTTGAACCAGTGGATTATTCATACGCCTACTACGATCATCATTTATCAATGCCATCTTCGTCAAGGAAAGCTAACCGTCAACGGGGACGTGGTGGGATAACACGAGACCGAACAAATCGCCATAATTTTGTAACAAGATATGGTactgaagaaaatatttacgaAGAAATAACAGACGGCTCTAGAACGTGCCCAAAACATCGGTTTGTTCCGAGACAATCGCTAGTTTCACTTGACAGAAGTGTGGTTGAAGAAGAGGTTCGTCGAGTAGAGTCGAGGCATAAGAGAATACTGGGAGAACTAAATCTAAGTGTCGAAGCGATGCTTATGCCAGAGTGTGAATCCCCTGATTCGGAACGAGCGGAAGATAGAGATAATATAGAAGAATTACTTAGGGTAGGTCCAACGGATGAATTATTATCACCAGCTAGTTGTAATCCTCCAGATTTGGATAGCGGTTTTAGTGGAAGTAGTAGTGGAGCAAGCTATGTAGGTAGTTTACGAAGGAAACCAACTGGATCAGTACCTCATTTACCTGCCGTGGCGTATGGAACACGGGGGGCAGGTGTACGTATCTTAGGCGCCGAAGAATGTAATTTACGTTGTCCCAAAGACGGCCAGTCACCGAGGAGTTCTAGTTGTGGAGATGCCAAAACTAGCGGCTTCTGGAACAAGAGGGCTTGGAAGAAAATATCGGGCTTTTCTAGCTCGAACAGTATAAACAAGGCAGGATTAACAG ATGAAGCCTGTAGGCCAAGCAGAGCTAAATCCAGAACGGCAACAATACCATACAG CTACTCCAACGGAAAACTGGTGGTGCCGCTGGATTCCCTAGCACAGAGCTGA